From a single Chitinophaga sp. Cy-1792 genomic region:
- a CDS encoding SRPBCC family protein — MSRIYSLQRIQVIPASLQAVWNYFSSPANLIDLTPAYMNFRVTSPPHQGQIYAGQIITYKVSPVAGIPLTWVTEITHVHPQQYFVDEQRTGPYSMWHHEHHFEVVAGGVRMTDLVHYRMPLGILGTLAHQVFVKKQLEDLFNYRSGKVSGHTFME; from the coding sequence ATGTCAAGAATTTATTCTCTCCAACGGATACAGGTAATTCCCGCTTCTCTGCAAGCGGTATGGAATTATTTTTCTTCTCCGGCAAACCTGATCGACCTGACACCAGCGTATATGAATTTCCGTGTTACTTCTCCTCCCCACCAGGGACAGATTTACGCAGGACAAATCATTACCTATAAAGTGAGCCCTGTAGCAGGAATCCCGCTGACATGGGTCACAGAGATAACGCATGTCCACCCACAGCAATATTTTGTGGATGAACAACGCACAGGCCCTTACAGTATGTGGCATCACGAACATCACTTTGAAGTAGTGGCAGGAGGTGTACGAATGACAGACCTGGTGCACTACAGGATGCCACTGGGCATATTGGGAACACTGGCCCATCAGGTATTTGTAAAGAAACAGCTGGAAGATCTTTTTAACTACAGGTCAGGCAAGGTTTCCGGCCATACATTTATGGAATAG
- a CDS encoding Ig-like domain-containing protein gives MIRHFRNWAFWLIFITVAVLSFSRCANIVPPGGGPKDTLPPVLLQARPQDSSLHFTGQKISFVFDEYVELDNINDKLIVSPTLKRQPVATAKLHTVTVTFKDTLKPNTTYTFNFADGVRDINERNAIPDFQYVFSTGNYLDSLQVTGRIIDAESGKLDSNIAVMLYPYPSEDSIVSKEKPLYYAKSKGDGSYRFKNLAPGTYKVFALKEEDKDLLYTSSSELIAFLDKPIVLEEKNISDVNMLLFMENDSTVKKPSEFGTDSLDQAEKVEETAKEREERIKKLPKLTAQPKLENNKQELPLPLLLTFTMPLKYVDSNRIQLLEDSVFSPVTFHASLDTTTKKDLSFYYKWKENTPYRLIIPKEAVKDTLGQALVKNDTVNFVSKKLVDYSIFKADLIITDSTREAIDDSTMHYVVQLVQDKTIKYSGTTVNGKWTQELITPGEYEVRILLDRNGNGKWDRGSYYTEPKRQPERVILLPDKYNLKAGWNNLKTLKI, from the coding sequence ATGATTCGACATTTCCGGAACTGGGCCTTCTGGCTGATATTTATAACAGTAGCTGTATTATCATTTTCACGTTGCGCCAATATAGTGCCACCGGGGGGTGGTCCTAAGGATACATTGCCACCGGTATTATTACAGGCGAGGCCACAGGATTCGTCGCTGCACTTTACCGGGCAGAAGATCTCCTTTGTTTTTGATGAATATGTGGAGCTGGATAACATCAATGATAAACTGATCGTATCCCCTACCCTTAAGCGTCAGCCGGTAGCAACCGCCAAGCTGCATACCGTGACCGTTACCTTCAAGGATACACTGAAACCTAACACCACCTATACTTTCAACTTTGCAGATGGTGTGCGCGACATCAACGAACGTAACGCCATCCCTGATTTTCAGTATGTATTTTCTACCGGTAATTACCTGGATAGTCTGCAGGTAACCGGTCGTATCATTGATGCTGAAAGCGGCAAACTGGATAGTAACATTGCTGTAATGCTGTATCCTTATCCGTCTGAAGACTCCATCGTGTCGAAGGAAAAGCCTTTGTACTACGCTAAAAGCAAGGGAGATGGCTCTTATCGTTTTAAGAACCTGGCGCCGGGCACCTATAAAGTTTTTGCGCTCAAGGAAGAAGACAAAGACCTCTTATATACCTCTTCTTCTGAGCTGATCGCCTTTCTGGACAAGCCAATCGTGCTGGAAGAGAAGAATATATCGGATGTGAACATGCTGTTGTTTATGGAAAACGACAGTACTGTTAAAAAGCCTTCTGAATTTGGTACAGATTCTCTTGATCAGGCGGAGAAGGTAGAAGAAACGGCGAAAGAGAGAGAAGAGAGAATAAAGAAATTACCCAAACTGACCGCACAGCCGAAGCTGGAGAATAATAAGCAGGAATTGCCACTGCCTTTACTGCTGACTTTCACCATGCCGCTAAAGTATGTGGACAGCAACCGTATACAGCTGCTGGAAGACTCGGTATTTTCGCCGGTAACTTTCCATGCTTCGCTGGACACCACTACCAAAAAGGATCTTTCTTTCTACTATAAGTGGAAAGAGAATACCCCTTACCGGCTGATCATTCCTAAAGAAGCGGTCAAGGATACGCTTGGACAGGCCCTTGTCAAGAATGACACCGTTAACTTTGTGTCCAAGAAGCTGGTAGATTATAGCATTTTCAAGGCAGACCTGATTATTACGGATAGTACCAGGGAGGCGATTGATGATAGCACGATGCATTATGTGGTGCAACTCGTTCAGGATAAGACGATTAAGTATTCAGGCACCACCGTAAATGGTAAATGGACCCAGGAGCTTATCACACCGGGAGAATATGAAGTACGCATACTTTTAGACAGGAATGGTAATGGTAAATGGGACCGCGGGAGCTATTATACCGAGCCCAAGCGTCAACCGGAGCGCGTGATTCTGCTTCCTGACAAATACAACCTGAAAGCGGGCTGGAACAACTTAAAAACACTGAAAATTTAG
- a CDS encoding DUF4286 family protein, producing MIIYNITVKVATSIHPEWMHWMRNEQIPAMLQTGLFHDYRMCRLLEQDDSEGPTYAIQYFTDTMENYNTFMAEYSGGLRQRGYDLFGDQFIAFGTVMKSV from the coding sequence ATGATCATTTATAATATTACAGTAAAAGTAGCCACCAGCATACATCCCGAGTGGATGCACTGGATGCGTAACGAGCAGATTCCGGCCATGTTGCAGACAGGTCTTTTCCATGACTACCGCATGTGCCGGCTATTAGAGCAGGATGATAGTGAAGGCCCGACATATGCCATTCAGTACTTCACAGATACCATGGAGAACTATAATACCTTTATGGCAGAGTATTCCGGCGGATTAAGACAACGGGGTTATGACCTCTTTGGCGACCAGTTTATTGCCTTTGGAACGGTGATGAAGAGCGTCTGA
- the recR gene encoding recombination mediator RecR: MVFSSALIENAVNEFSRLPGIGKKTALRLVLHLLKQEPAQVQQFSDVIARMREQIKFCKDCHNVSDEEICSICGSHTRNRQVVCVVESIRDVMAIENTQQYNGLYHVLGGIISPLDGVGPDQLNIHSLVERVKQKGVTEVIMALNPTIEGDTTIYYLSKKLKESPVKITTIARGIAFGGELEYADEMTLARSISNRLPLESYVQQR, encoded by the coding sequence ATGGTATTTTCTTCTGCACTGATAGAAAACGCGGTAAATGAATTTTCCCGGCTTCCCGGTATCGGGAAGAAGACCGCACTGCGCCTGGTATTGCACCTGCTGAAACAGGAGCCGGCCCAGGTACAGCAGTTTAGTGATGTAATTGCAAGAATGCGTGAGCAGATTAAATTCTGTAAAGATTGCCATAATGTTTCCGACGAAGAGATTTGCAGCATTTGTGGCAGTCATACCCGGAACAGGCAGGTCGTTTGTGTGGTAGAGAGCATCCGGGATGTGATGGCGATCGAGAACACCCAACAGTATAATGGCCTGTACCATGTATTGGGCGGCATTATCTCTCCATTGGATGGTGTTGGGCCAGACCAGCTGAATATACATTCGCTGGTAGAGCGGGTAAAGCAGAAAGGGGTTACAGAAGTGATTATGGCCCTGAATCCTACTATTGAAGGAGATACTACCATTTATTATCTCTCCAAAAAGCTGAAGGAATCGCCGGTAAAGATCACTACTATTGCGCGTGGTATTGCTTTTGGGGGAGAGTTGGAGTATGCCGATGAGATGACATTGGCCAGGTCTATTTCCAACAGGTTACCGTTGGAAAGCTATGTACAGCAACGATAA
- the pdxH gene encoding pyridoxamine 5'-phosphate oxidase yields MLNQKIADLRKDYIMASLDEKDVAKHPLEQFGKWWKEATSGELDEPNAMTLATSTPDGLPSARIVLLKSFDEDGFLFFTNYESQKGQELALNHHVCLLFFWKELERQVRITGIVSKADKATSDAYYNSRPHGSKIGAIASPQSKVIANRGFLEQAVAKVEETFANREPERPDYWGGYVVKPSKIEFWQGRSSRLHDRILYVLEPDSSWLIERLAP; encoded by the coding sequence ATGTTAAATCAGAAAATAGCGGACCTGCGTAAAGACTATATCATGGCTTCCCTGGATGAAAAAGATGTAGCAAAACATCCCCTGGAGCAGTTTGGAAAATGGTGGAAAGAGGCGACCAGCGGTGAGCTGGATGAACCCAATGCCATGACACTGGCTACCAGCACCCCGGATGGACTTCCATCTGCAAGGATTGTATTGTTAAAAAGTTTCGATGAAGATGGGTTCCTTTTTTTTACGAATTATGAAAGCCAGAAAGGACAGGAGCTTGCCTTGAATCACCATGTATGCCTGCTGTTTTTCTGGAAAGAACTGGAGCGTCAGGTGCGGATCACAGGCATCGTGAGCAAGGCAGATAAGGCGACAAGTGATGCATATTACAATAGCCGCCCGCATGGCAGTAAAATAGGTGCTATTGCTTCTCCGCAAAGTAAGGTGATTGCAAACCGTGGATTCCTGGAACAGGCAGTTGCCAAGGTGGAAGAAACTTTTGCCAATCGTGAGCCTGAAAGACCCGATTACTGGGGTGGTTATGTGGTGAAGCCTTCTAAGATAGAATTCTGGCAGGGTAGAAGCAGCCGTTTGCACGACCGGATATTATACGTACTGGAGCCGGATAGCAGCTGGCTGATAGAGCGGCTGGCTCCCTGA
- a CDS encoding 30S ribosomal protein THX, producing MGRGDVKTKRGKIFNSSFGKARPARTKKTAAPKAEKKA from the coding sequence ATGGGTAGAGGAGATGTAAAAACCAAAAGAGGTAAGATCTTCAATTCTTCTTTCGGTAAAGCAAGACCAGCAAGAACTAAAAAAACTGCTGCTCCAAAAGCAGAAAAGAAAGCTTAG
- the pyrH gene encoding UMP kinase → MLPKYKRILLKLSGEALMGEGNYGIDPKVIQQYAYDIKAVTDLGVQVAIVIGGGNIYRGMNEAETGIERAQGDYMGMLATVINGMAMQSGLEKIGLYTRLQSAIKMEQIAEPYIRRRAIRHVEKGRVVIFGAGTGNPYFTTDTAASLRAIEIQADVILKGTRVDGIYTADPEKDKTATRYETITFSEVYQKSLNVMDMTAFTLCQENKLPIIVFDMNRPGNLLNVIMGKNVGTLVH, encoded by the coding sequence ATGTTGCCAAAGTATAAGCGAATTTTGCTCAAATTGAGCGGTGAGGCCCTCATGGGGGAAGGAAATTATGGAATTGATCCAAAGGTGATACAACAATATGCCTATGATATCAAAGCTGTTACCGACCTCGGTGTACAGGTTGCTATCGTAATCGGCGGTGGTAACATCTATCGTGGAATGAACGAAGCCGAAACCGGTATCGAAAGAGCTCAGGGGGATTATATGGGAATGCTGGCCACAGTGATCAATGGAATGGCTATGCAAAGCGGCCTCGAGAAAATCGGGCTCTACACCCGCCTGCAATCGGCTATTAAAATGGAACAAATCGCAGAACCTTACATCCGCCGCCGCGCCATCCGCCACGTGGAAAAAGGTCGCGTAGTAATCTTCGGCGCCGGTACCGGTAACCCGTACTTTACTACTGATACAGCTGCCTCCCTTCGCGCAATCGAAATTCAGGCAGATGTTATCCTCAAAGGAACACGTGTAGATGGTATCTACACCGCAGATCCTGAAAAAGATAAAACCGCTACCAGATACGAAACTATCACCTTCTCTGAAGTTTACCAGAAAAGCCTGAACGTAATGGATATGACAGCTTTCACCCTTTGCCAGGAGAATAAACTGCCAATCATCGTTTTCGACATGAACAGACCAGGTAACCTCCTGAACGTCATCATGGGTAAAAACGTTGGTACCCTCGTTCACTAA
- a CDS encoding DUF3298 and DUF4163 domain-containing protein: MKRISLLLLLAGIVLFSCKQKPGSSQQDENAGIIPLVSAPYFYTLLKGTMGDKPVTMQLLKTTPSVYRGYYSFDTSGQPITIWGTGDSGYIKLYEENIDPENERFFSGMLDDSGHLTGVWHGNGTSYHFNFHTDFKDAVPLVVYYATDSAYMIPGNTKSPLGLASTSILWPAKDIQPELSAFLKQVITGSNIQDPKQFMKRTIDSFITSYSTAGGTVDTAELLDPSSAGSWTWTTENDMKVVYNHWPLLVLEKYGYAYTGGAHGNWGSTFITIDAAKKKVLKPADVFKPGYKEAFSPLLDKAFREKYSIDGDEVLSQSLLTPTIVPNDNFIFTDKGVAFSYVPYEIGPYSLGQVTLYLPFTAIRQWIK; encoded by the coding sequence ATGAAAAGAATATCCTTATTGCTATTGCTGGCAGGAATCGTACTCTTCTCCTGTAAACAGAAGCCAGGCAGTTCGCAGCAGGACGAAAATGCCGGCATTATTCCCTTAGTCAGTGCTCCCTATTTCTATACATTGCTGAAAGGCACTATGGGCGATAAGCCTGTTACCATGCAATTATTAAAGACCACACCAAGTGTGTACCGTGGCTACTATTCATTTGATACTTCCGGTCAGCCTATCACCATCTGGGGAACAGGAGATTCAGGGTATATCAAGTTATATGAGGAGAATATAGATCCGGAGAACGAGCGGTTTTTCAGTGGTATGCTCGACGATTCCGGGCACCTCACCGGTGTGTGGCATGGCAATGGCACCTCCTATCATTTCAATTTCCACACAGATTTTAAAGATGCCGTACCGCTGGTTGTATACTACGCAACGGACTCTGCCTATATGATTCCAGGGAATACTAAATCTCCATTGGGACTGGCTTCCACCAGTATTTTATGGCCGGCAAAAGACATACAGCCTGAACTTTCTGCCTTTTTGAAACAGGTCATTACGGGCAGCAATATCCAGGACCCGAAGCAATTCATGAAGCGGACGATCGATTCTTTCATCACCAGTTATTCCACTGCTGGCGGCACTGTAGATACGGCAGAGTTACTGGACCCTTCCAGTGCAGGTTCGTGGACCTGGACCACCGAAAATGATATGAAGGTGGTGTATAACCACTGGCCATTGCTCGTATTGGAAAAATATGGCTATGCCTATACAGGTGGTGCGCATGGCAACTGGGGTAGTACTTTTATAACGATTGACGCGGCGAAAAAGAAGGTATTAAAACCTGCGGATGTATTCAAGCCGGGCTACAAGGAAGCCTTCAGCCCTTTACTGGATAAGGCTTTCCGGGAAAAATATAGTATTGATGGGGATGAAGTACTGAGTCAGAGTTTACTGACCCCTACGATTGTACCCAATGATAATTTCATATTTACAGATAAGGGAGTTGCCTTCAGTTATGTGCCTTATGAGATAGGGCCGTATAGTTTGGGGCAGGTAACGCTTTATTTGCCTTTTACCGCTATCAGGCAGTGGATTAAATAA
- a CDS encoding homocysteine S-methyltransferase family protein, with product MKSLQDCANERVLIIDGAMGTMIQRYKLTEADYRGTRFADYPSDLKGNNDLLNLTQPQIIEAIHKEYLEAGADIIETNSFSCTSIAMADYDMQELAFELNIAAASIAKRAAVEYTAKNPDKPRFVAGAIGPLNKTLSLSPDVNNPGYRSVTFDEVAAAYQEQIHGLVEGGVDILLIETIFDTLNCKAAIYAIKKYFRESGKPPLPIMISGTITDASGRTLSGQTLEAFYISVMHANPFSIGLNCALGGQQMRPYVEELSNIASCYVSCYPNAGLPNAFGEYDEEPEDTACIIEDFASSGFVNIVGGCCGTTPDHIRHIAEHVKNIPPRLKPVQTTTLA from the coding sequence ATGAAATCTTTACAAGACTGTGCAAATGAGCGCGTGCTCATCATCGATGGTGCCATGGGTACCATGATTCAACGATACAAGCTTACAGAAGCTGATTACAGAGGCACTCGTTTTGCGGATTACCCAAGCGACCTCAAAGGAAACAATGACCTCCTCAACCTCACGCAGCCACAGATTATAGAAGCTATTCACAAAGAGTACCTGGAAGCTGGTGCCGATATTATCGAAACCAACTCCTTCAGTTGTACTTCTATTGCAATGGCCGATTATGATATGCAGGAATTAGCATTTGAGCTCAACATCGCTGCTGCCAGCATTGCTAAAAGGGCGGCGGTGGAGTATACCGCTAAAAACCCTGACAAGCCGCGTTTTGTGGCTGGTGCTATCGGGCCGTTGAATAAAACGTTGTCCTTATCTCCGGACGTTAACAACCCCGGGTATCGTTCGGTCACCTTCGACGAAGTGGCAGCTGCCTACCAGGAGCAGATCCATGGCCTTGTGGAAGGTGGTGTGGACATCCTCCTGATTGAGACCATCTTCGATACATTAAACTGTAAAGCTGCGATCTACGCCATCAAAAAATACTTCCGTGAATCAGGTAAGCCACCATTACCTATCATGATTTCCGGTACGATTACAGATGCCTCCGGCCGTACCCTGAGTGGCCAGACGCTGGAAGCATTCTATATCTCGGTAATGCATGCCAATCCGTTTTCTATTGGGTTGAACTGTGCATTGGGCGGACAACAGATGCGTCCTTATGTAGAAGAGCTGTCCAACATCGCCAGCTGCTACGTAAGCTGCTATCCGAATGCCGGCTTACCAAATGCCTTTGGGGAATATGATGAGGAGCCGGAAGATACCGCCTGCATTATTGAAGACTTTGCAAGCTCCGGTTTCGTAAATATAGTTGGTGGATGCTGCGGTACTACCCCAGACCATATCCGACACATTGCAGAACATGTGAAAAATATTCCACCACGTCTTAAACCTGTACAGACAACCACTCTGGCATAG
- a CDS encoding HU family DNA-binding protein produces MNKAELIDKIAKDAGVTKTQANDALDSFTKAVADTLKKGGKVTLVGFGTFSVSKRAARNGRNPQTGQIIKIKAKKVAKFKAGKALSDKL; encoded by the coding sequence ATGAACAAAGCCGAATTAATCGACAAAATTGCCAAAGATGCTGGCGTTACAAAAACCCAGGCTAACGATGCTTTAGACTCTTTCACCAAAGCTGTTGCTGATACCCTGAAAAAAGGTGGTAAAGTAACTTTGGTTGGTTTTGGTACTTTCTCCGTATCTAAACGTGCTGCACGTAACGGTAGAAACCCACAGACCGGTCAGATCATCAAGATCAAAGCTAAGAAAGTTGCTAAATTCAAAGCTGGTAAAGCTCTGTCTGACAAGCTCTAA
- the metH gene encoding methionine synthase produces MSVSTINNEAASAAAEREQRIIPPYMRLSGLEPLVIRPEANFINVGERTNVTGSKKFARLVREGLYEEALSVARQQVENGAQILDVNMDDALLDGEKAMTTYLNLLAAEPDISRIPIMIDSSKFSVIEAGLKCVQGKCIVNSISLKEGEEKFIEHAQTCKAFGAAVVVMAFDENGQADTLEKRVEFSYRAYKILTEQVGFDPQDIIFDLNIFAIATGIEEHNNYAVEFIEATRRVKELMPLTKVSGGVSNVSFSFRGNEAVREAMHSVFLYYAIKAGMDMGIVNAGQLQIYDDIEPQLRELCEDAILNRRDDATERLVAFADTVKAKGKVIEKDETWRLGTVEERLSHSLVNGITDYIEADTEEARQKYPRPLDVIEGPLMDGMNVVGDLFGSGKMFLPQVVKSARVMKKSVAVLTPFIEEEKLRMQAEFGGEIKSAGKILLATVKGDVHDIGKNIVGVVLACNGYEIIDMGVMVPAEKILQTAKQEKVDIIGLSGLITPSLDEMVHVAREMKRQQFEVPLIIGGATTSRTHTAVKIAPEYEHGVVHVLDASRSVTVTGSLLNKALKKNFLSTINTEYNKLNESFRNKKPVKQYLPFETAQQNKTAIDWNGFSPVKPKFTGIKKFENYDLGEIAAYIDWQPFFISWELHGKFPAILTDEVVGEQATHLYHDAQAMLKRIIEEKWLDANAVIGIFPANAVAADTIRVTPEQSGSEPVNLEFLRQQIKKAPGQPNLSLADFIAPQETGKQDYIGGFAVTAGAGIEKWLDKFKEELDDYSSIMLKALADRLAEAFTELMHERVRKEFWGYASEEHLSNEQLIQEAYMGIRPAPGYPACPEHTEKYKLFDLLNATENTGITLTESLAMYPASSVSGWYFANPEAKYFGLGKIEKDQVNNYAARKGWTIEEAEKWLRPNLEYDM; encoded by the coding sequence ATGAGCGTATCTACAATAAATAATGAAGCGGCATCTGCGGCAGCTGAGCGTGAACAAAGAATTATTCCGCCCTATATGAGGCTGAGTGGTCTTGAACCGCTGGTTATCCGCCCGGAAGCCAACTTTATCAACGTCGGCGAACGTACCAACGTTACCGGTTCCAAAAAATTTGCCCGCCTTGTTCGTGAAGGCCTGTATGAAGAAGCACTTTCAGTAGCGCGTCAGCAGGTAGAAAACGGCGCCCAGATCCTGGACGTAAACATGGACGACGCCCTCCTCGACGGTGAAAAGGCAATGACCACCTATCTGAACCTCCTGGCAGCAGAACCGGATATTTCCCGTATCCCTATCATGATCGACTCCAGTAAGTTCAGCGTAATTGAAGCAGGTCTGAAATGCGTACAGGGTAAATGTATCGTAAACTCCATCTCCCTTAAAGAAGGGGAAGAGAAGTTTATCGAACATGCACAAACCTGTAAGGCATTCGGTGCTGCTGTGGTGGTAATGGCATTCGACGAAAACGGCCAGGCAGATACCCTGGAAAAACGTGTTGAATTCAGTTACCGCGCCTACAAAATCCTTACTGAACAGGTAGGATTCGACCCACAGGATATTATATTCGATCTCAACATCTTCGCTATCGCCACCGGTATCGAAGAACATAATAACTACGCGGTAGAATTCATTGAAGCTACCCGTCGTGTGAAAGAACTGATGCCACTCACCAAAGTAAGTGGTGGTGTAAGTAACGTGTCTTTCTCTTTCAGAGGTAATGAAGCTGTGCGTGAAGCCATGCACTCCGTATTCCTGTACTATGCCATCAAAGCAGGTATGGATATGGGTATCGTTAACGCAGGTCAGTTACAGATCTATGATGACATAGAACCACAGCTGAGAGAACTTTGTGAGGATGCCATCCTGAATCGCCGGGATGATGCAACGGAAAGACTGGTCGCTTTTGCAGATACCGTAAAGGCTAAAGGCAAGGTCATTGAAAAAGATGAAACCTGGAGATTAGGCACAGTAGAAGAACGACTGAGCCACTCTCTTGTGAACGGTATCACTGATTATATCGAGGCTGATACAGAAGAAGCCCGCCAGAAATACCCTCGCCCGCTGGACGTTATTGAAGGTCCGTTAATGGATGGCATGAACGTCGTGGGTGACCTCTTCGGCAGTGGTAAAATGTTCCTGCCGCAGGTAGTAAAGAGTGCCCGTGTGATGAAAAAATCCGTAGCCGTTCTTACGCCGTTCATCGAAGAAGAAAAGCTGAGAATGCAGGCGGAGTTTGGCGGAGAAATAAAATCTGCCGGTAAAATATTACTCGCTACCGTTAAGGGAGATGTACACGATATCGGTAAAAATATCGTGGGTGTGGTATTAGCTTGTAATGGCTACGAAATCATCGATATGGGTGTTATGGTGCCAGCAGAAAAGATTCTGCAGACAGCTAAACAGGAAAAGGTGGACATTATCGGCCTTAGCGGGCTGATTACGCCTAGTTTGGATGAAATGGTACACGTAGCCCGCGAAATGAAAAGGCAGCAATTTGAGGTACCGCTGATCATCGGTGGCGCTACTACATCCCGTACCCATACCGCCGTGAAAATTGCGCCGGAGTATGAACATGGCGTAGTACACGTACTGGATGCCTCCCGTAGCGTGACGGTTACCGGTAGTCTGCTCAACAAAGCCCTGAAGAAGAACTTCCTCAGCACCATCAATACAGAATACAACAAACTCAATGAATCTTTCCGGAATAAAAAACCGGTAAAGCAATATCTGCCCTTCGAAACAGCGCAGCAAAACAAGACAGCTATTGACTGGAATGGCTTCTCCCCTGTTAAACCTAAGTTTACCGGTATAAAGAAGTTTGAAAATTATGATCTGGGAGAGATAGCCGCGTATATAGACTGGCAGCCATTCTTCATCTCCTGGGAACTGCATGGTAAATTCCCTGCAATCCTGACGGATGAAGTAGTGGGAGAACAGGCTACGCATCTGTATCACGATGCACAGGCCATGCTGAAAAGGATCATCGAGGAGAAATGGTTGGACGCCAATGCGGTTATCGGGATTTTCCCGGCAAACGCAGTAGCAGCCGATACTATTCGCGTAACTCCTGAACAATCCGGCAGCGAACCTGTTAATCTTGAATTCCTGCGCCAGCAGATCAAGAAGGCGCCGGGGCAGCCAAACCTTTCCCTGGCCGACTTTATCGCGCCACAGGAAACCGGTAAACAGGATTATATCGGCGGCTTCGCTGTAACGGCAGGCGCGGGTATAGAAAAATGGCTGGATAAGTTCAAAGAAGAGCTGGACGACTACAGCAGCATTATGCTGAAGGCGCTGGCAGACAGGCTTGCAGAGGCCTTTACAGAGCTGATGCACGAAAGAGTGCGTAAGGAGTTCTGGGGATATGCAAGCGAAGAACATCTTTCCAACGAACAGCTGATACAAGAGGCATATATGGGTATTCGCCCGGCGCCAGGCTATCCTGCCTGTCCGGAGCACACAGAGAAGTACAAACTTTTCGACCTGTTAAATGCCACAGAAAATACCGGTATTACACTCACAGAATCACTGGCGATGTATCCGGCTTCCAGCGTTAGCGGATGGTATTTTGCCAACCCTGAAGCGAAATATTTTGGTTTAGGTAAGATAGAGAAAGACCAGGTTAACAACTATGCCGCCCGTAAAGGCTGGACGATAGAAGAAGCAGAGAAATGGCTTCGTCCTAACCTGGAATATGATATGTAA
- a CDS encoding exodeoxyribonuclease III, whose product MRIVSYNVNGLRSAMTKGFTEWLADNPADIICLQEIKANKDNVDFRKFDELGYDHYWFSAQKKGYSGVAVLTKFKPDNVVYGNGNSQSDAEGRFIRLDFGDLTLINTYIPSGTSGDERQTYKYQWLEEFFSYLSELRKTRPNLIVCGDYNICHKPIDIHDPVSNKNSTGFLPEERAWMDKLFASGFVDTFRHFNPDPHQYSWWSFRANARNNNKGWRIDYINVTSPLKERLKHAAIYQDVKHSDHCPVYLELASNA is encoded by the coding sequence ATGCGAATTGTTTCCTATAATGTGAATGGGCTGAGATCAGCCATGACTAAAGGTTTCACCGAGTGGCTGGCCGACAATCCTGCTGACATTATCTGTTTGCAGGAGATCAAGGCCAATAAGGATAATGTTGACTTCCGTAAGTTCGACGAATTAGGCTACGATCACTACTGGTTTAGTGCCCAGAAAAAGGGTTACAGCGGAGTGGCCGTACTGACGAAATTCAAGCCGGATAACGTTGTATATGGCAATGGCAACTCACAAAGTGATGCCGAAGGTCGTTTTATCAGGCTGGATTTCGGGGACCTGACACTCATCAACACCTATATTCCTTCCGGAACCAGCGGTGATGAGCGTCAGACGTATAAATATCAGTGGCTGGAAGAGTTTTTCAGTTACCTGAGCGAATTACGTAAAACCCGCCCTAATCTTATTGTTTGCGGCGATTATAACATTTGCCATAAACCTATAGATATTCATGATCCCGTAAGTAACAAGAATTCCACCGGTTTCCTTCCTGAAGAAAGGGCCTGGATGGACAAGTTATTTGCCAGCGGCTTCGTGGATACCTTCCGTCATTTCAATCCGGACCCGCATCAGTACAGCTGGTGGAGCTTCCGGGCGAATGCGCGGAACAATAACAAGGGTTGGCGTATCGATTATATCAACGTAACATCTCCCCTGAAAGAAAGGCTGAAACATGCCGCCATCTACCAGGACGTTAAACACTCAGATCATTGTCCGGTATACCTGGAACTGGCCAGCAATGCCTGA